One Solibacillus sp. R5-41 DNA segment encodes these proteins:
- a CDS encoding cysteine hydrolase family protein: protein MNQALLVIDAQQELIDGNEKEKAVFNQSTLLNNINSVIKKAMVSNSLVVFIRDKDVAEGSGEGFEIHQDIDIPAKATIFDKEATNSFYGTPLLKFLQDNQIKHLVVMGCKTEHCIDTAVRMATVSGFDVTLVEDGHSTTDSQSLTAEQIINHHNEILHGHYNVDNFSVVRKAVENLFQPTHNEYR, encoded by the coding sequence TTGAACCAGGCTTTATTAGTAATCGATGCACAACAAGAATTGATTGATGGTAACGAAAAAGAAAAAGCCGTTTTTAACCAGTCTACTCTGCTAAATAATATTAATTCAGTGATAAAAAAGGCAATGGTTTCAAATAGCTTAGTCGTTTTCATAAGAGACAAAGATGTTGCTGAAGGAAGTGGTGAGGGTTTCGAGATTCATCAGGATATTGATATTCCAGCAAAGGCAACGATATTTGATAAAGAGGCGACGAATTCTTTTTACGGGACGCCATTATTGAAATTTTTACAAGATAACCAGATTAAGCATCTTGTTGTGATGGGATGCAAGACAGAGCATTGTATTGATACAGCAGTTAGAATGGCAACCGTAAGTGGTTTTGATGTCACGCTTGTGGAGGATGGTCATTCAACGACGGATTCTCAATCTTTAACAGCCGAGCAGATTATTAATCATCATAATGAAATCCTTCATGGGCATTATAATGTTGATAATTTTTCAGTGGTTAGAAAAGCTGTCGAGAATTTATTTCAACCTACTCATAATGAGTATCGCTAG
- a CDS encoding DUF2975 domain-containing protein, with amino-acid sequence MGKVTTLFLKIAVILLGVPVLALCIFFVPEMANFAAKLLPEFAFIKHFVFSAFDASAIPFYFALYQAFKLLRYIDKDKAFSDLSVKALKKIKYCAITISILHVLVWPLFFIFAEVDDAPGVVFVGLVVPFASMVIAVFAAVLQKLLQEAINIKSENDLTV; translated from the coding sequence ATGGGAAAAGTAACAACGTTATTTTTAAAAATAGCTGTTATTCTTTTAGGAGTCCCAGTTCTTGCTCTGTGCATCTTTTTTGTGCCTGAGATGGCGAATTTTGCAGCAAAATTGCTACCAGAGTTTGCTTTTATAAAACATTTTGTTTTCAGCGCTTTTGATGCATCGGCGATACCTTTTTACTTTGCTTTGTATCAGGCTTTCAAACTCTTACGCTATATTGACAAAGATAAAGCTTTCTCAGATTTATCTGTAAAAGCTTTAAAGAAAATCAAATACTGTGCCATCACAATCAGTATTTTGCATGTGCTAGTTTGGCCGCTCTTCTTTATCTTTGCGGAAGTAGACGACGCACCAGGAGTTGTTTTTGTCGGATTAGTTGTTCCTTTTGCTTCGATGGTTATTGCAGTCTTTGCGGCTGTTCTGCAAAAACTTTTACAAGAAGCAATTAATATCAAATCAGAGAATGATTTAACGGTCTGA
- a CDS encoding RNA polymerase sigma factor: MNNIWEQILLEHAKIVFKYLIKIGATREDAEDITQETIMKTIECLQQIEPKKMRAWMFKVAINRYYSLYNKNTSVVTLSEVDLERLLPVFEHVESNILTKEKASELEEVLHVLKPIFQQLLILKYYMELSYKEISEILDVKETQVKTYLQRARKSFKKIWEEKGYEQR; encoded by the coding sequence TTGAATAATATATGGGAGCAAATACTCCTTGAGCATGCAAAAATTGTATTTAAATATCTAATTAAAATTGGAGCAACGAGAGAAGATGCAGAAGATATTACACAAGAAACAATCATGAAAACTATTGAATGCCTCCAACAAATTGAACCTAAGAAAATGCGGGCATGGATGTTTAAAGTGGCAATTAATCGCTACTATTCTCTTTATAACAAAAATACATCCGTGGTTACGTTAAGCGAGGTAGATTTAGAACGTTTATTGCCAGTGTTTGAACATGTAGAGAGCAATATATTAACGAAAGAGAAAGCAAGCGAATTGGAAGAAGTGTTGCATGTACTTAAGCCAATATTTCAGCAGCTACTCATTTTGAAGTATTACATGGAACTGTCGTATAAAGAAATCAGTGAGATTTTAGATGTGAAAGAAACACAAGTAAAGACGTATTTACAACGTGCGCGAAAAAGTTTTAAAAAGATTTGGGAGGAAAAGGGATATGAGCAACGATAA
- a CDS encoding tyrosine-type recombinase/integrase, with translation MVRGKGDKEREVYFNIRCDIWLKRYIESWNDNNPSIFVTARQPHKMSVAQMRYITSGSPIVLKLKKTFIHRYATHLLNNGAPIEVIQSLMGHEKSETTRIYAQLSGKLQKEYYQKYLKCKRSNVLKDVALLDEYN, from the coding sequence ATTGTTAGAGGTAAAGGTGATAAGGAGAGGGAAGTTTATTTTAATATACGTTGCGACATATGGCTTAAAAGGTATATTGAAAGTTGGAATGACAATAATCCTTCCATCTTTGTAACAGCAAGGCAGCCACATAAAATGAGTGTTGCCCAAATGCGATACATCACAAGCGGATCTCCAATCGTGCTGAAATTAAAAAAGACATTCATCCACAGATATGCAACTCACTTGTTGAATAATGGCGCTCCTATTGAAGTCATTCAAAGTCTTATGGGGCATGAGAAAAGTGAAACCACAAGGATATACGCTCAATTAAGTGGAAAACTACAGAAAGAGTATTATCAAAAGTACCTTAAATGTAAAAGGAGCAACGTCTTGAAAGACGTTGCTCTACTTGACGAGTACAATTAG
- a CDS encoding helix-turn-helix transcriptional regulator codes for MAIIINIDVMLAKRKMSVTELSEKVGITMANLSILKKGKAKAIRLSTLEAICKTLECQPGDILECKFDEDS; via the coding sequence ATGGCAATTATAATCAATATTGATGTGATGTTAGCAAAAAGGAAAATGAGTGTAACAGAACTTTCGGAGAAGGTTGGAATAACAATGGCGAACCTTTCTATATTGAAAAAGGGGAAGGCAAAAGCGATTCGATTATCCACTTTAGAGGCAATTTGTAAGACTTTAGAATGTCAGCCTGGAGATATTTTAGAATGCAAATTTGACGAGGACAGTTAA
- a CDS encoding DUF1963 domain-containing protein has protein sequence MKSISILDETQKINEQSARIKPFPLNPLFIDNDTPAWDSDDIDPKLQDEILRLEFEDGIEYYDDIVEKIYSTHKLGGYPSFTQGGVSFGEDYPFVFQISSDEKARFNIVDSGSFYFFYNQEKRDWIVYCDFY, from the coding sequence TTGAAAAGTATATCCATTTTAGATGAAACACAAAAGATAAATGAACAGTCTGCAAGAATAAAACCATTTCCATTAAATCCTTTATTTATCGATAATGATACACCTGCTTGGGATTCAGATGATATTGACCCAAAACTTCAAGATGAAATATTACGTCTTGAATTTGAAGATGGTATTGAATATTACGATGATATTGTCGAAAAAATATATTCAACGCATAAATTGGGCGGGTATCCTTCTTTTACTCAAGGTGGAGTCTCTTTTGGGGAAGATTACCCATTTGTATTTCAAATAAGTTCTGATGAAAAGGCTCGCTTCAACATTGTTGATAGTGGTAGTTTTTATTTTTTCTACAATCAAGAAAAACGGGACTGGATTGTGTACTGCGATTTTTACTAG
- a CDS encoding DUF4153 domain-containing protein, which yields MDINNLIIENINNPHELERMYRNDPKAFKKSFSHAWEQNPDSQVLGIWYERLHFKETANTEKSTLLQKGFLFMGILSILAGISTRIIFHFVEQGAIAPINLAFGIIPFIAAYFVYNNTPKKSVIYSIAALFIISGIYLNMLPLNYKDSIILAYLHLPIFLWVLVGLAFTGNEYSKGSTRLAYIKFNLEYCILYASMAVSGMVLAALTMQLFSFVGLDIEEFYFSNVVLFGAAALAIVAAYLVSMNLKLAKNITPYIAKIFSPLVLVTLLVYLITVIWVGKNPFLDRNFLIAFNGILLGVLAVTIFSIIESDSDEKKNISDYINFALIVLALIIDSVALSAIVFRLSSYGITPNRLAVLGVNILIWANLIWIMLSYMRFLQNKSGPSTIQDAVTKYLPIYGLWAAFVIFTFPLIFN from the coding sequence ATGGACATTAACAATTTGATTATTGAAAATATTAATAACCCTCATGAGCTGGAGAGAATGTATAGAAACGACCCGAAAGCTTTTAAAAAGTCATTCTCACACGCATGGGAACAAAATCCTGATTCTCAGGTTCTTGGTATTTGGTATGAAAGATTGCATTTCAAGGAGACGGCAAATACAGAAAAATCTACCTTGCTTCAAAAAGGTTTCTTATTCATGGGCATATTATCTATTCTAGCCGGAATAAGCACCAGGATTATTTTCCATTTCGTCGAACAGGGAGCAATTGCTCCAATTAACCTGGCTTTTGGTATCATTCCCTTTATTGCTGCCTATTTTGTTTACAATAATACTCCGAAAAAAAGTGTTATTTATTCCATTGCAGCGTTGTTCATAATTTCTGGGATTTATCTTAATATGCTACCATTAAATTATAAAGACAGTATTATCCTTGCTTATTTACATCTTCCTATATTCTTATGGGTATTGGTAGGGCTTGCATTTACAGGAAATGAATATTCAAAAGGTAGTACAAGATTAGCCTATATTAAATTTAATTTGGAATATTGTATTCTATACGCCAGCATGGCAGTTAGCGGAATGGTACTAGCAGCATTAACCATGCAGTTATTTAGCTTTGTTGGTCTGGATATAGAAGAGTTCTATTTTAGTAATGTCGTTTTATTTGGTGCTGCCGCTCTTGCTATTGTGGCTGCATACCTGGTATCAATGAATCTTAAACTTGCTAAGAATATTACACCATATATAGCTAAAATTTTTAGTCCTCTTGTCCTGGTCACATTGTTGGTCTATCTTATAACGGTTATATGGGTCGGAAAAAATCCATTCTTGGACCGCAATTTCCTGATAGCCTTCAACGGTATACTCCTTGGTGTATTGGCCGTTACGATATTTTCCATTATCGAGAGCGACTCAGACGAGAAAAAGAACATTTCAGATTATATAAATTTTGCCTTAATTGTTCTTGCGCTTATCATTGATAGTGTGGCTTTGTCAGCCATCGTGTTCAGACTTTCTTCTTATGGAATTACGCCTAATAGACTTGCTGTTTTAGGAGTAAACATACTTATCTGGGCAAATCTAATTTGGATTATGCTCTCCTATATGCGTTTTCTACAAAACAAATCTGGACCTTCAACTATCCAAGATGCAGTTACTAAGTATTTGCCGATCTACGGACTTTGGGCAGCTTTCGTTATATTTACTTTTCCTTTAATTTTTAATTAG
- a CDS encoding helix-turn-helix domain-containing protein, whose amino-acid sequence MGIVLEYIEGRLSYHALARKYGIPSKSLILQWVRTFKELGEVGLLSKYTKQVYSV is encoded by the coding sequence ATGGGAATTGTACTAGAGTATATAGAAGGGCGTCTTTCTTATCATGCATTAGCTAGGAAGTATGGAATTCCAAGCAAATCTCTAATCTTACAATGGGTTCGTACATTTAAGGAACTTGGTGAAGTTGGATTGCTTAGTAAGTATACGAAACAAGTTTATTCTGTTTAA
- a CDS encoding serine hydrolase codes for MIAIIILSLNALIPVVHADSNDKIQKIERFVEEQKEISKIPGISLVIVEKGKIVYQKGFGYADVKEKTPVTSHTLFELGSTAKAFTGLAILQLEEKGLLKRTDDVRNYIPWLELKYNGEPQTITINQLLHHTSGIAWNSIVHIPESNADNALELTVRTLLEQPLNRKPGSSFEYATINYDILGLIIQNLSKQPYDLYLKQQLLEQIGMKDSFVGLHQVKSDELATGNKIGFMREQKYTPPIYRGNIPAGYIVSNTNDIAKWMNVQLGSEQNDTISEQVIKESHIPDKSVEPFDQDTYYASGWGILKKGDNQYILHAGENPTFTSYFIMQPDEQLGVAVLSNMNSTFTTAIGQGVMDLWEGNNVKISHSDVYQKLDKIMTILCIIVGCLGLIFSILLLRSLWKLNRKQRTLIAVKGKRMFLLLFHSLFVAAILILMLIAPKILLGMSWEFIRIWGPTTISAVYYSVIATIIIFYIFVSLLIITKKVISIDLKQDSQIK; via the coding sequence ATGATTGCTATAATAATTTTATCACTAAATGCTTTGATTCCAGTAGTCCACGCAGACTCAAATGATAAAATTCAAAAGATTGAACGATTTGTTGAAGAACAAAAGGAGATTAGTAAAATTCCTGGGATATCGTTAGTAATAGTAGAAAAGGGGAAAATAGTTTATCAAAAAGGGTTTGGATATGCGGATGTAAAGGAGAAAACTCCGGTAACTTCTCATACCTTATTTGAACTGGGATCGACCGCGAAGGCATTTACTGGTCTAGCTATTTTACAATTAGAAGAAAAAGGGTTGTTAAAACGAACTGACGATGTTAGAAACTATATCCCATGGCTAGAGTTGAAATATAATGGAGAACCGCAAACGATTACTATAAATCAATTGCTTCATCATACCAGTGGGATCGCTTGGAACTCTATTGTACATATTCCTGAAAGTAACGCAGATAATGCACTTGAATTAACAGTAAGAACCCTACTTGAACAACCATTGAATCGTAAACCTGGTAGCTCATTTGAATACGCTACGATCAATTATGATATTTTGGGTCTCATCATCCAGAATCTTTCTAAACAGCCTTATGATTTGTATTTAAAACAACAATTATTAGAACAAATAGGTATGAAAGACTCGTTTGTTGGCTTACATCAAGTTAAGTCGGATGAGTTGGCGACAGGTAATAAAATAGGATTCATGAGAGAACAAAAATATACTCCGCCTATTTATCGTGGTAATATACCTGCTGGTTATATAGTTAGCAACACAAACGATATCGCAAAATGGATGAACGTACAGTTAGGTTCCGAACAGAATGACACGATTAGCGAACAAGTTATAAAAGAATCTCACATTCCTGACAAATCCGTGGAGCCTTTCGATCAAGACACCTACTATGCAAGTGGGTGGGGCATTTTGAAAAAAGGTGACAATCAATACATCCTCCACGCTGGCGAAAATCCTACATTTACCTCTTATTTCATCATGCAACCGGATGAGCAATTAGGGGTAGCCGTACTCTCTAATATGAATTCAACCTTTACAACTGCAATAGGTCAAGGCGTGATGGATTTGTGGGAAGGAAATAACGTAAAAATTAGTCATTCTGACGTGTACCAAAAATTAGATAAAATTATGACGATACTGTGTATTATTGTCGGCTGTTTAGGTTTAATTTTCAGTATTTTATTGCTAAGAAGCCTATGGAAATTAAATAGAAAGCAACGAACTTTGATAGCGGTAAAAGGAAAGAGGATGTTTCTATTATTGTTTCATTCATTGTTTGTAGCTGCGATTTTGATACTTATGCTGATAGCTCCCAAAATATTGCTAGGAATGAGCTGGGAGTTTATTAGAATTTGGGGCCCAACTACAATTTCCGCGGTTTATTATAGTGTAATAGCAACGATCATTATTTTTTACATTTTTGTATCATTACTTATTATAACAAAAAAGGTGATTTCAATAGATTTAAAGCAGGACTCTCAAATAAAATAA
- a CDS encoding LTA synthase family protein yields MKSLISKKDDLLNNFLGVYILAVLMLWIKTYITQVTQFELGVEGFLQQFILMLNPLGSAMLFLGFSFLFRGKRKYTSLVVVYALMSILLYSNVVYYRFFSDFITLPTIIQTQNFGDLGGSILSLLKPYDILFFVDVFVMFYLRFSKKVQKETNRFGYKKAIAIIALALVVSIVNLGLAEISRPQLLSRGFDRNYIVKYLGMYNYTIYDSVETLKASSQRVLADSSDITEVVNYTNSTYANPNAKYFGAAQGMNVIYLHLESFQNFLIDYKLNGEEVTPFLNSLAKDENTMYFDNFFHQTGQGKTSDAEFMLENSLFGLPQGSAYITKAQNTYQAAPSILKDYGYTSAVFHGNIGSFWNRDEIYKSFGYDKFFDGSYYDTSASEEMADYGLLDKPFFKQSESLLSSLPQPFYTKFITVGNHHPYKMNQDLVTIDKADTGDASVDNYFQTARYADEAIEQVFNQLKELGLYDNTMIVLYGDHYGISDNHNEAMEQVIGKEITPYESTNLQRVPLLIHAPGMQGGTNHTYGGQIDLLPTVLHLLGIDTQNFIQFGSDLLSEKHNEVVPFRNGDFVSPTIYSINEKFYDNKTGLLLDDSQLESAKAIKDEVDYKMGLSDRVVNGDLLRFYTPTGFTPVDPSQYNYKKENVESN; encoded by the coding sequence ATGAAAAGTCTAATAAGTAAAAAAGATGACCTATTAAACAACTTTTTAGGGGTATATATATTAGCTGTTTTGATGTTATGGATTAAAACATACATCACTCAAGTAACACAATTTGAACTAGGTGTAGAAGGGTTCCTTCAACAATTCATTTTAATGCTAAATCCACTAGGATCAGCTATGCTATTTCTAGGATTTTCATTTTTATTTAGAGGAAAGAGAAAGTATACATCACTAGTTGTAGTTTACGCTCTAATGTCTATTCTTTTATATTCCAATGTTGTTTATTACCGATTTTTTAGTGATTTTATTACATTACCTACAATTATCCAAACGCAGAACTTCGGAGATTTAGGTGGAAGTATTCTTTCTTTATTAAAACCTTATGATATCTTGTTCTTTGTGGATGTCTTTGTAATGTTTTACCTACGATTCTCAAAAAAAGTGCAAAAAGAAACAAATCGTTTTGGATATAAAAAAGCAATAGCAATTATAGCTCTTGCACTCGTAGTATCAATCGTAAATTTAGGACTAGCCGAAATTAGTCGTCCACAACTATTAAGTCGAGGTTTTGATAGAAACTATATTGTGAAATATCTAGGAATGTATAACTATACGATTTATGACTCAGTAGAAACTCTGAAAGCATCATCACAGAGAGTTTTGGCGGATAGTAGTGATATTACAGAAGTGGTTAACTATACAAACTCTACCTACGCCAACCCTAATGCAAAATATTTTGGTGCAGCACAAGGAATGAACGTCATCTATTTACATTTAGAATCATTCCAAAACTTTCTTATCGACTATAAATTAAACGGTGAAGAAGTTACACCATTTTTAAATTCATTAGCAAAAGATGAGAATACAATGTATTTTGATAATTTCTTCCATCAAACAGGTCAAGGTAAAACTTCCGATGCAGAATTTATGCTGGAAAACTCTTTATTTGGGTTGCCACAAGGGTCTGCTTATATTACAAAAGCACAAAATACGTACCAAGCAGCTCCTAGTATTTTAAAAGATTATGGTTATACATCAGCTGTCTTCCATGGTAATATCGGAAGCTTCTGGAATCGGGATGAAATTTATAAATCATTTGGATACGATAAATTTTTTGATGGTAGTTATTATGACACGAGTGCTTCAGAAGAGATGGCTGACTATGGTTTATTAGATAAACCATTCTTTAAACAATCTGAAAGTCTTTTAAGTTCGTTACCACAACCTTTTTATACAAAATTTATTACGGTAGGGAACCACCATCCATATAAAATGAACCAAGACTTAGTAACAATTGATAAAGCTGATACTGGAGATGCAAGTGTTGATAATTATTTCCAAACAGCGCGTTATGCAGATGAAGCAATCGAACAGGTCTTCAATCAATTAAAAGAATTAGGCTTATATGATAATACGATGATTGTTCTTTATGGTGACCATTATGGTATTTCAGATAATCATAATGAAGCGATGGAACAAGTAATTGGAAAAGAAATTACACCATATGAAAGTACTAATTTACAACGAGTACCATTATTAATACATGCTCCAGGAATGCAAGGTGGAACCAACCATACTTATGGTGGGCAAATAGACCTTCTTCCAACGGTATTACATTTACTAGGAATTGATACGCAAAACTTTATTCAATTTGGCTCAGACTTATTATCAGAAAAGCATAATGAAGTAGTACCATTTAGAAATGGCGATTTTGTCAGTCCTACGATTTATTCAATTAATGAAAAGTTTTATGATAATAAAACAGGTTTACTACTAGATGATAGTCAATTAGAATCGGCGAAAGCTATCAAGGATGAAGTAGATTATAAAATGGGGTTATCTGACAGAGTAGTGAATGGTGATTTATTGAGATTCTATACGCCAACAGGTTTTACTCCAGTTGATCCTTCGCAGTACAATTACAAAAAAGAGAATGTAGAATCTAATTAG
- a CDS encoding HIT family protein, with protein sequence MKDCIFCNLELEPTQKVILSNEYCMFLQLEQAQEKGIQLEGAGLIVPKKHRETAFDLTIEEWNATYTLLQDVKNFLNERYQPQGYNLGWNCGVIGGQHIFHSHFHVLPRYEDEPLAGKGIRYMFKSADNKRINY encoded by the coding sequence ATGAAAGATTGTATATTTTGTAATCTAGAATTAGAACCAACCCAGAAAGTCATTTTAAGCAACGAGTATTGTATGTTTTTACAGTTAGAACAAGCACAAGAGAAAGGTATTCAGCTTGAAGGTGCTGGGCTAATTGTACCTAAAAAACATAGGGAAACTGCATTTGACTTAACGATAGAAGAATGGAATGCAACCTATACGCTTCTTCAAGATGTAAAAAATTTCTTAAATGAAAGGTATCAACCCCAAGGATATAACCTCGGATGGAATTGTGGCGTGATTGGAGGACAACATATATTTCATTCTCATTTTCATGTATTACCAAGGTATGAAGATGAACCACTTGCGGGTAAAGGTATTAGGTATATGTTTAAAAGTGCTGATAATAAAAGGATAAATTATTAA
- a CDS encoding YesK family protein — protein sequence MDGFKVFIYISLGVTILFVIASMLLKKNKYDKYISIVFAWLLLISIGIIVISLIVGGWTGMGYGFIGLSILIGTIIGGLIFSVIKYFGKT from the coding sequence ATGGATGGATTTAAAGTCTTTATTTATATTAGCTTGGGAGTTACGATATTATTTGTTATTGCCTCAATGCTTTTGAAAAAAAATAAATATGACAAGTACATTAGTATAGTGTTTGCTTGGTTGCTTTTGATAAGTATAGGAATCATCGTTATCAGTTTGATTGTTGGTGGTTGGACAGGAATGGGATATGGCTTTATTGGTCTTTCTATTCTTATTGGTACAATTATAGGTGGTTTAATATTTAGTGTGATTAAGTATTTCGGAAAGACTTGA
- a CDS encoding CPBP family intramembrane glutamic endopeptidase, with protein sequence MDLKVNKNYIWVYFIIFFALWCIRELWLVQYLDLMDSIPRAITSAVIKVVIWIIPVLLLVKVMEKGVPLSYLGLRHNFKNGLKWTAWASLIFVSYFIVLNFTILDNNVDFQIGFNEWINTILIVGLTEEIVFRGFLLRKLMDSFKFWIANTITSILFVLIHFPIWFYKGLFELPYFLTASLTVFILGIIFGYVYKKSGSLWSVIVIHSLYNLLVSLFY encoded by the coding sequence ATGGATTTAAAAGTAAATAAAAATTACATTTGGGTATATTTCATAATATTTTTTGCCCTATGGTGTATTAGAGAATTATGGTTAGTTCAATATTTAGATTTGATGGATTCCATTCCAAGGGCTATAACATCAGCCGTTATTAAAGTAGTTATTTGGATAATTCCAGTTTTATTATTAGTTAAAGTTATGGAAAAAGGGGTTCCACTTTCCTATTTAGGGTTACGTCATAACTTTAAAAATGGATTAAAGTGGACAGCTTGGGCATCCTTGATATTCGTATCTTATTTCATAGTTTTAAATTTCACTATTTTAGATAATAATGTCGATTTTCAAATAGGGTTTAACGAATGGATAAATACTATTCTAATAGTTGGCCTAACTGAAGAAATTGTCTTTAGAGGTTTTTTGTTAAGAAAACTTATGGATTCTTTTAAATTTTGGATAGCTAATACCATTACATCTATACTTTTTGTATTAATTCATTTTCCTATTTGGTTTTATAAAGGGCTTTTCGAATTACCCTATTTTTTAACTGCCTCATTAACAGTTTTTATATTGGGCATTATATTCGGCTATGTGTATAAGAAAAGCGGCTCTCTTTGGTCGGTAATCGTTATCCACTCTTTGTATAATTTGTTAGTATCGCTCTTCTACTAA
- a CDS encoding anti sigma factor C-terminal domain-containing protein encodes MSNDKIDDLFDVNKMEKTIRKAKWKSNWKMVMISSIVLIVVIIVGSILNRFITQKLENPVQFSASGFYEISAPNEFMGKIERYQGFLGGENRYTTYKIIEGKVIYTGQERFEYGLFRDENLNRVDITSPILIGQTLHEGDLQNQHYNELGQREMVFFYPFLQYKTYRNDLALLDDIGEDKIMEVALSFDQGYTFDEVQSMISNNVTLTWLWVDDVNEDTDDFQYKYVDGNGEVIVLGNLLRSEHSVYGLSLLDENGDKKDEPVLRFIGAIEANQQFKAFWQGEFKRLYETLSGEDGQLTADDLQYYGAVVTGDAQTLTQLNDLPFIKASTIGVITDKY; translated from the coding sequence ATGAGCAACGATAAAATAGATGATCTTTTCGATGTTAATAAAATGGAAAAAACGATAAGAAAAGCAAAGTGGAAGTCAAATTGGAAAATGGTTATGATTTCCAGTATCGTTCTAATTGTTGTCATCATTGTAGGTTCCATTTTAAATCGGTTTATTACACAAAAATTGGAAAATCCTGTTCAATTTTCTGCTAGTGGATTTTATGAAATATCTGCACCGAATGAATTTATGGGAAAAATCGAACGTTATCAAGGATTTTTAGGGGGAGAAAATCGTTACACAACTTATAAAATCATTGAAGGAAAAGTTATTTATACAGGTCAAGAAAGATTTGAATATGGACTTTTCCGTGATGAAAATTTAAATCGGGTAGATATTACATCTCCAATTCTAATTGGTCAAACTTTGCATGAAGGAGATTTACAAAATCAGCACTATAACGAATTAGGACAACGAGAAATGGTGTTTTTCTATCCGTTTTTGCAATATAAAACATATCGTAATGATTTAGCATTGCTTGATGATATTGGGGAGGACAAAATAATGGAAGTCGCCCTATCTTTTGATCAGGGCTATACATTTGACGAGGTGCAATCAATGATTTCAAATAATGTAACACTCACTTGGCTTTGGGTGGATGATGTTAATGAAGACACAGATGATTTTCAATATAAATATGTAGATGGAAACGGTGAAGTGATTGTATTAGGTAATTTACTTCGTTCAGAACACTCTGTCTATGGTCTTTCTCTGCTCGATGAAAATGGGGATAAAAAAGATGAGCCCGTTCTTCGCTTTATTGGAGCGATTGAGGCAAATCAACAATTTAAAGCCTTCTGGCAAGGAGAATTTAAACGCTTATATGAGACTCTTAGTGGTGAAGACGGTCAATTAACTGCAGATGACTTGCAATATTATGGCGCAGTTGTCACAGGAGATGCACAAACCTTAACACAATTAAATGATCTACCTTTTATTAAAGCTTCAACGATTGGAGTAATTACGGATAAGTACTAA
- a CDS encoding NUDIX domain-containing protein — protein MKTFGNRNYDLNYWKRTGAYAVIQNDHLQFLCVEDLDGNLFLVGGGVEADESPECALLRESIEETGHKIQIVKIIGKAERHWVSARYPRDSQHNIGILYACELLEKIAEPVEKETMRWVDFNDLEKHLFHEHHLYLIKQYLNII, from the coding sequence ATGAAAACTTTTGGTAATCGTAATTATGATTTAAATTATTGGAAAAGAACTGGAGCTTATGCTGTCATTCAAAATGACCATCTACAATTTTTATGTGTAGAAGATTTGGACGGGAATTTGTTTTTAGTTGGCGGAGGGGTTGAAGCAGATGAATCTCCTGAATGTGCGCTATTAAGAGAGAGTATTGAAGAAACAGGGCATAAAATTCAAATCGTTAAGATTATAGGAAAAGCTGAAAGACATTGGGTTTCAGCAAGATATCCTCGTGACTCTCAACACAATATCGGAATATTATACGCATGTGAACTATTAGAAAAGATTGCAGAACCAGTTGAAAAAGAAACAATGCGCTGGGTTGATTTCAATGATTTAGAAAAGCATCTTTTCCATGAACATCATTTATACTTAATAAAACAGTACTTAAATATTATTTAA